From a region of the Salinispira pacifica genome:
- a CDS encoding sodium ion-translocating decarboxylase subunit beta yields the protein MEFLQSMQQLWQSTGLYGFLNSEVLIFGLVPGELIMILVGLGLLYLGIVKKFEPLLLLPIGFGGILANIPLAGIAGPEGFLGIIYNFGVSNGLFPLLIFMGVGAMTDFGPLLAHPKTALLGAAAQFGIFFTFLAALGLSDLLPVVNFSIRQASAISIIGGADGPTAIYVSTKLAPELLGAIAVAAYSYMALVPIIQPPIMRALTTSAERNIVMTQLRHVSRTEKVIFPILVLGLCILFLPDATPLIGALMFGNLARESGVVDRLSDTMQNALINSVTILLGLAVGSKLQADKFLMPETLGIIVLGLIAFSIGTAAGVLLGKLMNLLSREPVNPLIGAAGVSAVPMAARVVNRVGQEENHQNMLLMHAMGPNVAGVIGSAVAAGILIALSSPL from the coding sequence ATGGAATTTCTTCAGTCTATGCAGCAGCTCTGGCAGTCCACCGGACTGTATGGTTTTCTCAACTCTGAAGTATTGATTTTCGGACTGGTTCCCGGTGAACTGATTATGATCCTGGTCGGACTGGGACTTCTGTATTTGGGGATTGTGAAGAAGTTCGAGCCCCTTCTCCTCCTGCCCATCGGGTTCGGAGGCATTCTGGCGAATATTCCCCTTGCGGGAATCGCCGGTCCGGAAGGGTTTCTGGGAATAATATATAATTTCGGTGTTTCCAACGGTCTGTTCCCCCTGCTCATTTTCATGGGGGTCGGGGCCATGACGGATTTCGGTCCGCTGTTGGCCCATCCGAAAACCGCATTACTTGGAGCGGCGGCCCAGTTCGGAATCTTCTTCACGTTCCTTGCGGCTCTGGGGCTCTCGGATCTGCTGCCGGTGGTAAATTTCAGCATACGACAGGCGTCGGCAATCAGCATCATCGGAGGTGCGGACGGGCCCACGGCTATTTATGTATCCACCAAACTGGCGCCGGAACTGCTGGGTGCGATTGCGGTGGCAGCCTATTCTTATATGGCTCTGGTTCCCATCATACAGCCGCCCATCATGCGGGCGCTCACAACTTCAGCGGAACGGAACATTGTAATGACCCAGCTCCGTCATGTCTCCAGAACCGAAAAGGTGATCTTTCCCATTCTTGTGCTGGGACTTTGCATTCTTTTTCTTCCCGATGCCACCCCTCTCATCGGAGCGCTGATGTTCGGTAATCTGGCAAGGGAAAGCGGAGTGGTTGACCGGCTCTCGGATACCATGCAGAACGCTCTGATTAATTCGGTGACCATATTGCTGGGGCTGGCAGTTGGAAGCAAGCTCCAGGCGGATAAATTCCTCATGCCTGAAACTCTGGGAATTATCGTATTGGGGCTGATCGCATTCTCCATCGGTACAGCAGCAGGGGTGTTGCTGGGAAAACTCATGAATCTGCTTTCCCGGGAACCGGTAAATCCTCTCATAGGAGCGGCCGGCGTCTCCGCAGTACCCATGGCCGCCCGGGTGGTCAACAGGGTGGGGCAGGAGGAAAATCATCAGAATATGCTGCTCATGCATGCAATGGGCCCCAACGTGGCAGGAGTAATCGGTTCTGCGGTGGCTGCAGGAATTCTCATAGCCCTGAGCTCCCCTCTGTAG
- a CDS encoding OadG family transporter subunit — MSGIITGVNFMLIGMGAVFVFLLLLVGSMLLLQRAAAGGDSAAETDIRKKAAAAAAAYRFRSRGKGV; from the coding sequence ATGTCTGGAATAATAACAGGTGTGAATTTCATGCTGATTGGAATGGGAGCGGTGTTTGTGTTTCTGCTTCTGTTGGTGGGTTCCATGCTGCTGTTACAACGTGCAGCCGCCGGCGGTGATTCGGCGGCTGAAACGGACATCCGGAAAAAGGCGGCAGCAGCCGCAGCGGCATATCGTTTTCGAAGCAGGGGAAAGGGCGTATGA
- a CDS encoding DUF1007 family protein: MFLVNQFFRIFLSAAVIFFLFPLQILSAHPHIWIDVDAVPVEKQGRLEGVRLEWRFDEFYSSGFLVDFDENRDRAFQPEEADAIYREAFRHLQEGGYFSFLQIDGKTLPVDQAYDFHVAFSSGQVVYQFTLPLRLEDVRQLEQGSTLGVTSFDATNYIAFYMIDPGGSMGNGVRLEMSQGYEYSTRELRFRHSGGRVFRSRGRLIRDLR, from the coding sequence ATGTTCCTGGTTAATCAGTTTTTCAGAATATTCCTCTCCGCCGCTGTGATCTTTTTCCTTTTCCCTTTGCAGATATTGTCCGCCCATCCTCATATCTGGATAGACGTTGATGCAGTGCCGGTGGAAAAGCAGGGGCGTCTTGAAGGAGTGCGTCTGGAATGGCGTTTCGATGAGTTTTACAGCAGCGGTTTTCTGGTGGATTTTGATGAAAACCGGGACAGAGCCTTTCAGCCCGAGGAAGCCGATGCCATCTATCGCGAAGCATTCCGGCATCTGCAGGAAGGAGGATACTTCAGCTTTCTCCAGATAGACGGGAAAACCCTGCCTGTTGATCAAGCCTACGATTTTCATGTGGCTTTCAGCTCCGGTCAGGTGGTGTATCAGTTTACACTGCCGTTGAGGTTGGAGGATGTCCGGCAGTTGGAGCAGGGATCAACTCTGGGGGTTACAAGTTTTGATGCCACCAATTATATTGCTTTTTACATGATCGATCCGGGCGGGAGCATGGGAAACGGGGTGCGTCTGGAAATGTCACAGGGATATGAATACAGCACCAGGGAACTGCGCTTTCGTCACAGCGGCGGAAGGGTATTCCGCAGCAGGGGACGGCTCATACGGGACCTCAGATAG
- a CDS encoding DUF1295 domain-containing protein: protein MLFELLLISLGINGVFFLIAATLRSDLFTDLTYSLSFILLSLYLGIQAPLFHPVQYINLLLVILWALRLGGYLFRRILLIKVDHRFDDRRDSFIRFGSFWLLQALTVWIVMLPLAGSSVPPSPGALPPWGILISAAGWAGFAAGLIIQWIADRQKFAFKSREENSGKFMKDGLWSRSRHPNYFGEMLIWWGLGIASVPFFRSHEFLYFAGPLFITLMLRYVSGVPLLEKQADKKWGEKPEYRDYKARTPLIIPRILPASSGSDSPGESSRDTER, encoded by the coding sequence ATGCTTTTCGAACTGCTTCTGATCAGTCTGGGGATCAACGGGGTGTTCTTTCTCATTGCCGCCACCCTCAGAAGTGATCTGTTCACCGACCTGACCTACAGTCTCAGCTTTATCCTTCTGTCCCTGTATCTGGGAATCCAGGCGCCGCTGTTTCATCCCGTCCAGTACATCAATCTTCTGCTGGTAATCCTCTGGGCGTTGAGACTGGGCGGCTACCTGTTTCGCCGGATCCTTCTTATCAAGGTGGATCACCGGTTTGACGACCGGCGGGACAGCTTTATCCGCTTCGGTTCATTCTGGCTGCTTCAGGCGTTAACCGTATGGATCGTCATGCTTCCCCTTGCGGGAAGCAGTGTACCCCCCTCTCCGGGAGCGCTCCCGCCCTGGGGAATTCTGATTTCGGCTGCGGGCTGGGCAGGCTTTGCCGCCGGTCTGATCATCCAGTGGATCGCCGACCGGCAGAAGTTCGCGTTTAAGTCCCGGGAGGAAAACTCCGGGAAATTCATGAAGGACGGTCTATGGTCACGGTCCCGGCATCCAAACTACTTTGGAGAAATGCTGATCTGGTGGGGGCTTGGAATAGCCTCCGTCCCGTTTTTCCGCTCCCATGAATTCCTGTATTTCGCAGGACCGCTTTTCATTACCCTCATGCTGCGCTATGTAAGCGGCGTACCTCTCCTGGAAAAGCAGGCGGATAAAAAGTGGGGTGAAAAGCCCGAGTACCGGGACTATAAGGCCCGAACCCCCCTGATCATCCCCCGAATCCTGCCAGCCTCATCCGGATCTGATTCTCCGGGAGAAAGCAGCAGGGACACAGAACGGTGA
- a CDS encoding biotin/lipoyl-containing protein: protein MKKIDVMITAFRDGFQSAYGARVLTDDFLPAVEATREAGITHFEAGGGARFQALYFYCNEDAFTMMDRFREAAGPDANLQTLSRGVNVVGLDSQPSDIIEMHARLFKKHGITTIRNFDALNDVNNLIPSGSYIHKAGLRHEVAVTLMSLPPGTPGADTAHTPEFYTATLQRILDSGVPFDSVCYKDASGTSTPRTVYESIREARKILPPEIPLRFHSHDTLGTCIPQYQAAIEAGATGIDLSMAPVSGGTCQSDVISMWHVLRGSEFDLGIDIEKMREAEEVFKDCMKDYFVPPESKTIEPLIPFSPMPGGALTANTQMLRDNDMLDSYPKIIEKMREVVKLGGFGTSVTPVSQFYFQQAFNNAIFGDWKKIAQGYGKMVLGYFGKTPFPPDPDVVAEASKQLGLEPTTKTVLELNDADPSKGRKPAVLMLSEAGIEETEENIFIAATCREKGIQYLKGEAVLGIRKKAGESGESRPAAHPETPGQPGGGDGLQQLRVQVDGQEFLVNFLPDGSAEVDGQKFRMQIDEESGNDRSATVSASGSGEKRQPEGGKTVALDAPLAGTIVSIAKSPGQQVAAGETICVLEAMKMENEVKAPETGVLESLSVARGQKVASGTRLAEIRCSGISRG from the coding sequence ATGAAAAAAATAGATGTAATGATCACTGCCTTCAGGGACGGGTTCCAATCCGCTTATGGGGCGCGGGTGCTTACGGATGATTTTCTTCCGGCGGTTGAAGCCACCAGGGAGGCGGGAATAACCCATTTTGAAGCCGGTGGAGGAGCCCGATTTCAGGCACTCTATTTCTACTGCAATGAAGATGCATTCACCATGATGGATCGGTTCCGGGAAGCTGCTGGGCCTGATGCAAATCTTCAAACCCTTTCCCGGGGGGTTAATGTGGTGGGACTGGATTCCCAGCCCAGCGATATCATAGAAATGCATGCCCGGCTGTTCAAAAAACACGGTATCACGACCATCAGGAATTTTGATGCCTTGAATGATGTGAATAACCTTATTCCTTCAGGCAGCTATATTCACAAAGCCGGACTGCGGCATGAAGTGGCAGTTACTCTTATGAGCCTGCCTCCTGGAACCCCCGGTGCGGATACCGCACACACTCCGGAATTTTATACCGCCACATTGCAGAGGATTCTTGATTCGGGTGTTCCTTTCGATTCGGTCTGCTACAAGGATGCCTCGGGAACATCAACCCCCCGGACGGTCTATGAGTCCATCCGTGAAGCCCGCAAGATTCTTCCCCCGGAAATTCCCCTCCGCTTTCACAGTCACGATACCCTGGGAACCTGTATTCCCCAGTATCAGGCGGCCATTGAGGCCGGAGCCACGGGGATCGATCTATCCATGGCCCCTGTCTCCGGAGGAACCTGCCAGAGCGATGTAATCTCCATGTGGCATGTGCTGCGGGGAAGTGAATTTGATCTGGGTATCGACATTGAGAAAATGCGGGAAGCGGAGGAGGTATTCAAGGATTGCATGAAGGATTACTTCGTACCCCCGGAATCCAAAACCATTGAACCATTGATCCCGTTTTCACCCATGCCCGGAGGAGCGCTCACCGCCAACACCCAGATGCTCAGGGACAACGATATGTTGGATTCATATCCGAAGATCATCGAAAAGATGCGGGAGGTGGTGAAGCTGGGAGGCTTCGGCACCTCGGTGACTCCGGTGTCCCAGTTCTATTTCCAGCAGGCCTTTAACAATGCCATCTTCGGCGACTGGAAAAAGATTGCCCAAGGATATGGAAAGATGGTGCTCGGCTATTTCGGAAAAACTCCCTTTCCCCCGGACCCGGATGTGGTTGCCGAGGCTTCGAAGCAGCTCGGACTGGAACCCACAACCAAAACTGTGCTGGAGCTGAACGATGCGGATCCTTCAAAGGGGCGAAAGCCGGCGGTTCTGATGCTCAGCGAAGCGGGAATCGAGGAAACAGAAGAAAATATTTTTATCGCTGCAACCTGCAGGGAAAAAGGCATACAGTATCTGAAAGGGGAGGCGGTCCTGGGAATCCGCAAAAAGGCAGGGGAGTCCGGCGAAAGCCGCCCTGCAGCTCACCCAGAAACGCCCGGGCAACCCGGCGGAGGCGACGGGCTTCAGCAGCTGCGGGTGCAGGTTGACGGGCAGGAATTCCTGGTGAACTTTCTCCCCGATGGATCTGCAGAGGTGGACGGTCAGAAATTCAGGATGCAGATAGACGAAGAGTCAGGAAACGATCGGAGTGCGACGGTTTCTGCTTCCGGCTCCGGGGAGAAGCGGCAGCCGGAAGGGGGAAAGACGGTTGCACTGGACGCCCCCTTGGCGGGTACCATTGTAAGCATAGCCAAGTCTCCGGGGCAGCAGGTTGCCGCCGGGGAGACAATCTGTGTGCTGGAAGCCATGAAAATGGAAAACGAGGTGAAAGCCCCGGAAACCGGTGTGCTGGAATCATTGAGCGTAGCCCGGGGTCAGAAAGTTGCTTCGGGAACCCGCTTGGCGGAGATTCGCTGCAGCGGCATCTCCAGGGGGTAA
- a CDS encoding sodium/glutamate symporter, with translation MLFNWDFFIHAGIISAALLLASFIRSRVRFFQRFLIPNSIIAGFILLPLFNYVLPLIGMNQDFLGEFAYHLLSISFIALTLRPPFKRQGARRNITATAMGILSQFGLQALLGLTFTWIFIHSFMPDLFHSFGLLLPLGYAQGPGQAFAIGEGWKLFGIENAGTVGLTFAALGFILASFGGIFLINYGVKRHWISPEYIRSIKGPDVRTGIYPKGSELPVGSYQTTQPEAIDTLTFNVVTVLFTYLMTYLFLHGLGFLLGLLGEAGSELATNLWGISFIFCAMMGMLMRKIFALFKADHILESRTLNRVSGISVDLMVTSSIAAISIVIVAQYWIPILVVGIAGAAMTLAIIPWMGSRAFSDHRFLRTLLIFGVSTGTLSTGLALLRVLDPEFETPVASDYTYASGMTFVLAIPFILSINFSAEAYKTGNMMWFLAAIGVALAYIIGAFLWYLGIAKGDAFAKSTKVWFEGKS, from the coding sequence ATGTTGTTCAACTGGGATTTTTTCATTCATGCAGGGATCATATCCGCTGCACTGCTGCTGGCAAGCTTTATCCGTTCCAGGGTTCGCTTTTTCCAGCGCTTTCTTATCCCCAATTCCATTATTGCCGGCTTTATCCTTCTCCCGCTATTCAACTATGTTCTCCCCCTTATCGGAATGAACCAGGATTTTTTGGGTGAGTTTGCCTATCATCTTCTCAGCATATCTTTTATCGCCCTCACCCTCCGGCCTCCCTTCAAGCGCCAGGGTGCCCGGCGGAATATCACCGCAACCGCCATGGGTATTCTGAGCCAGTTCGGTTTACAGGCGCTGTTAGGGCTCACCTTCACCTGGATATTCATCCACAGCTTTATGCCCGATCTGTTTCACAGTTTCGGACTGCTGCTTCCCCTGGGATATGCCCAGGGCCCCGGCCAGGCCTTCGCAATAGGGGAAGGATGGAAGCTGTTCGGTATTGAAAATGCGGGAACCGTGGGCCTCACCTTTGCCGCACTGGGATTTATTCTTGCAAGTTTCGGAGGGATATTTCTCATCAACTACGGCGTAAAACGACACTGGATCAGCCCTGAATATATCAGATCCATCAAGGGGCCTGATGTGCGTACCGGTATCTACCCCAAAGGAAGCGAACTGCCCGTCGGTTCGTATCAGACCACCCAGCCGGAAGCAATCGATACCCTCACATTCAATGTGGTGACCGTTCTGTTCACCTATCTCATGACCTATCTCTTCCTTCATGGCCTGGGCTTTCTTCTTGGACTTCTGGGGGAAGCAGGATCCGAACTGGCCACAAACCTATGGGGTATCAGCTTCATTTTTTGTGCCATGATGGGAATGCTCATGCGGAAAATCTTCGCCCTGTTCAAGGCGGATCATATTCTTGAGTCACGTACCCTCAACCGGGTTTCGGGGATTTCTGTGGACCTGATGGTAACCAGTTCCATCGCCGCCATCAGCATCGTGATTGTGGCCCAGTACTGGATTCCCATCCTGGTTGTGGGGATTGCAGGCGCCGCCATGACCCTTGCCATCATTCCGTGGATGGGATCCAGGGCATTCAGCGACCACCGTTTTCTCCGCACCCTGCTCATATTCGGGGTATCCACCGGAACGCTGTCCACCGGCCTTGCCCTTCTGAGAGTACTGGATCCGGAGTTTGAAACCCCTGTGGCCTCGGATTACACCTATGCATCGGGCATGACCTTCGTACTGGCCATTCCGTTTATCCTGTCCATCAATTTCAGCGCCGAAGCCTATAAAACCGGCAACATGATGTGGTTTTTAGCAGCCATAGGCGTTGCCCTGGCCTATATTATCGGTGCATTTCTCTGGTATCTTGGAATTGCCAAGGGTGACGCCTTCGCGAAATCCACCAAAGTGTGGTTCGAAGGCAAAAGCTGA
- a CDS encoding alpha-amylase family glycosyl hydrolase, giving the protein MKKNTTLFTRRTIPGCRPSPTALLYSVLLAAVLLIFSGCATSLPPAAEGSRPSDVVQETRLEPEWIQEGLVYELFVRDFTPEGTFRAVIPRLEEIRELGVETIWLMPIHPIGQEERKGRLGSPYSIRDYYAVDPAYGSGEDFQALVDAVHGLNMHIIIDLVVNHTAWDHPWVEEHPEWYTRDADGNMVPPVEDWSDVADLDFSNRELREELTRVMKYWVAEYNIDGYRVDTASMIPADFWMESIPRVKEVKPVLFLGETNDPGLRAAGYQLIYSWDSYGWLKNTAQGKSAGVFVAGAERQMENIEGASYLRFITNHDETAWDAAPPVLFGSQERAMAMAVAHMFMPGVPLVYNGQEIGNEESWAFFDKWNYDWSMNPQVRDFYIRLGEIWQNEDALRFGDMRRIRLDNSEDTVAYVRRTLDSELLILVNTRNETAVPGLPPELHGSYTELFSDTPVQLNGETRLEALEYGVYRKN; this is encoded by the coding sequence ATGAAAAAAAATACTACACTGTTTACCCGGAGAACAATCCCGGGCTGCCGGCCATCTCCGACGGCTTTGCTTTATTCAGTTCTGCTTGCTGCGGTTCTGCTGATATTCAGCGGCTGCGCCACATCCCTGCCCCCCGCAGCAGAGGGCAGCAGGCCATCGGATGTGGTTCAGGAAACACGGCTGGAGCCGGAATGGATTCAGGAAGGCCTGGTCTACGAACTGTTTGTCCGGGATTTCACCCCTGAAGGAACCTTCCGGGCAGTCATTCCCAGGCTTGAGGAAATTCGGGAGCTGGGAGTCGAAACTATATGGCTCATGCCCATCCACCCAATCGGCCAGGAGGAGCGAAAAGGCAGACTCGGTTCGCCCTACTCCATTCGGGATTACTATGCGGTGGATCCGGCTTACGGCAGCGGCGAGGACTTCCAGGCCCTGGTGGACGCAGTACACGGTCTGAACATGCATATTATCATAGACCTGGTGGTGAATCACACTGCCTGGGATCATCCCTGGGTGGAGGAACATCCTGAGTGGTACACCCGGGATGCCGACGGCAACATGGTTCCCCCGGTGGAGGACTGGTCCGATGTGGCTGATCTTGATTTTTCCAACCGGGAACTCCGGGAGGAACTCACCCGGGTTATGAAATACTGGGTTGCCGAATATAACATTGACGGATACCGGGTGGACACCGCCTCCATGATTCCGGCGGATTTCTGGATGGAAAGCATCCCCCGGGTAAAGGAAGTTAAACCGGTGCTGTTTCTGGGTGAAACAAATGACCCCGGATTACGTGCGGCGGGATATCAGTTGATCTACAGCTGGGATTCCTACGGATGGCTCAAAAATACCGCCCAGGGAAAAAGTGCAGGCGTTTTTGTGGCCGGCGCCGAACGTCAGATGGAAAATATTGAAGGGGCATCATATCTTCGATTCATCACAAATCATGATGAGACCGCCTGGGATGCAGCTCCTCCGGTGCTGTTCGGCTCCCAGGAACGGGCAATGGCCATGGCAGTGGCGCATATGTTCATGCCCGGTGTACCCCTGGTCTATAACGGACAGGAGATCGGGAATGAGGAAAGCTGGGCGTTCTTCGATAAATGGAATTATGACTGGAGCATGAATCCCCAGGTCAGGGACTTCTATATCAGACTGGGAGAAATCTGGCAGAACGAGGATGCGCTGCGTTTCGGTGATATGCGGAGGATTCGTCTGGATAACTCAGAAGATACCGTTGCCTATGTCCGGCGGACCCTGGACAGTGAACTTCTCATTCTGGTGAATACCAGGAACGAAACTGCGGTACCGGGCCTTCCGCCGGAGCTCCACGGAAGCTACACCGAACTGTTCAGCGATACCCCGGTTCAGCTGAACGGGGAAACCCGACTTGAAGCTCTGGAATACGGAGTGTACAGGAAAAACTGA
- a CDS encoding alpha-galactosidase, translated as MIAKHGSYFHLASHNSSLILHIRDSGHPELLHFGARIRDREDGFPGLIQDFSFIPGIETAYSEDGGFSLQTISALMPGSGKGDYRLPALELEYDDGSSICDFLYHDHRIYRNSGREHTREPSHSHADSHADSVSNSDSQAASQSPEPAVSPEPVPGARALPMPRAPGETLELILKEAVHQVFLHISYDLFPETDVFACRCRLVNRGRELHIHRIMSMNLDLSGDDWDFISLEGKWIREKHIQRSPVPRGRTSISSRRFASGADHNPFLILASPGTGETEGECMGFSLMYSGNHEMNLERSEYGQVRVQCGIHDHDFRWRLGEGEQFSAPAAFFSFSSGGLGALSIRFHRFIREHVIPPRWRNRTRPLLFNSWEALYFDFDETRLLQLAKKGKKLGMELFVVDDGWFQGRNDDHSSLGDWVADSKKLPGGIQGLSRKVRKLGLQFGIWIEPEMISPDSDLYRSHPEWAISSPLREPSLGRHQLMLDMSNPRVVDHLHQTLRTLFLDCEPDYVKWDMNRSISDPVSAHLPASRQKELGHRYTLGVYELLKRLTDEFPDILLETCASGGNRFDAGMLFYSPQIWTSDNTDPGSRVKIQHGSSLLYPQHCAAAHVGSDPSHQTLRNSSVSTRFHCAAFAPLGYELDLQSLSPFDEKIISGQVALYKEHRELFQFGTFHRLASPFEGNTAVWQLYSEETGTGIVGYFQLHQEASPVRERIRLRGLDPGKKYTIRTAPHFLNILRFGELINGYLPFKVKASGLRGLAHKVISDNYLFPAETREVSAYGDELMEAGFRLWPQFTGTGYNDRVRIMGDVSSRLYILQAVDEAAEPG; from the coding sequence GTGATTGCCAAACACGGCTCCTATTTCCATCTTGCCTCACACAATTCCAGTCTGATACTTCATATCCGCGACAGCGGCCATCCGGAACTGCTCCACTTCGGTGCACGGATCCGGGACCGGGAAGACGGCTTCCCCGGACTCATTCAGGATTTCAGTTTTATCCCCGGAATAGAAACCGCCTACAGCGAAGACGGGGGCTTCAGCCTCCAGACCATCAGTGCACTCATGCCCGGAAGCGGCAAAGGGGACTACCGCCTGCCTGCCCTGGAGCTGGAATACGATGACGGAAGCTCAATATGCGATTTCCTGTATCACGACCACCGAATATATAGAAATTCCGGCCGGGAGCATACCCGTGAACCGTCCCATTCCCATGCAGATTCGCATGCGGATTCGGTTTCCAATTCCGATTCTCAGGCTGCATCGCAGTCCCCGGAACCGGCGGTTTCTCCCGAACCGGTTCCCGGTGCCCGCGCCCTGCCCATGCCCAGGGCCCCCGGTGAAACGCTGGAACTTATTCTCAAAGAAGCGGTACACCAGGTGTTCCTTCACATCAGCTATGATCTGTTCCCGGAAACTGATGTGTTCGCCTGCCGCTGCCGGCTGGTGAACCGGGGGCGGGAGCTTCACATTCACCGGATCATGAGCATGAACCTGGATCTATCCGGCGATGATTGGGATTTCATCAGCCTGGAAGGGAAATGGATTCGGGAAAAACACATCCAGCGCAGTCCCGTACCCCGGGGCAGAACTTCCATTTCATCCCGCCGCTTCGCCTCCGGTGCGGACCACAACCCGTTTCTCATCCTTGCCTCCCCGGGAACCGGGGAAACAGAAGGTGAATGCATGGGGTTTTCCCTCATGTACAGCGGCAATCATGAAATGAATCTTGAGCGGAGCGAATACGGTCAGGTACGGGTTCAATGCGGCATTCATGATCATGATTTTCGCTGGAGGCTTGGAGAGGGGGAACAGTTCAGTGCACCTGCAGCATTTTTCTCCTTCAGCTCGGGGGGCCTGGGAGCCCTGAGTATCCGGTTCCACCGCTTTATCAGAGAACATGTGATCCCTCCCCGCTGGCGCAACAGGACACGGCCCCTCCTGTTCAACAGCTGGGAGGCTCTCTATTTTGATTTTGATGAGACCCGGCTGCTCCAGCTGGCCAAAAAGGGAAAAAAGCTGGGAATGGAACTGTTCGTTGTGGATGACGGCTGGTTTCAAGGCAGGAATGACGATCACAGCAGTCTGGGGGACTGGGTGGCGGATTCGAAGAAGCTTCCCGGCGGTATTCAGGGACTGAGCCGGAAGGTGCGGAAGCTGGGACTCCAGTTCGGAATCTGGATTGAACCGGAGATGATTTCCCCGGACAGCGATCTGTACCGCAGTCATCCCGAATGGGCAATCTCAAGTCCCCTGCGGGAACCCAGCCTGGGCAGGCATCAGCTCATGCTGGATATGAGCAATCCCCGGGTGGTTGACCACCTTCACCAGACACTCAGAACACTGTTTCTCGACTGCGAACCGGATTATGTAAAATGGGATATGAACCGCAGTATTTCCGACCCGGTATCCGCCCATCTGCCGGCTTCCCGGCAAAAGGAACTGGGCCACCGCTACACCCTGGGAGTCTATGAACTGCTGAAACGCCTCACCGATGAATTTCCGGATATTCTCCTGGAAACCTGCGCCAGCGGCGGGAACCGCTTCGATGCCGGCATGCTCTTTTACAGCCCTCAAATCTGGACGAGCGATAATACCGATCCGGGCAGCAGGGTGAAGATCCAGCACGGCAGCAGCCTTCTCTACCCTCAGCATTGCGCCGCAGCACACGTGGGTTCCGACCCCTCCCATCAGACTCTGCGAAACAGCAGCGTATCCACCCGGTTTCACTGTGCGGCCTTCGCCCCCCTGGGATACGAGCTGGATCTCCAGTCCCTGTCACCCTTCGATGAAAAAATCATTTCCGGACAGGTGGCCCTGTATAAGGAACACCGTGAACTGTTTCAGTTCGGTACATTCCACCGTCTGGCCTCCCCGTTTGAGGGAAACACCGCCGTTTGGCAGCTGTACAGCGAAGAAACCGGCACTGGAATAGTGGGATACTTCCAGCTTCACCAGGAAGCGAGCCCGGTGAGAGAACGGATACGCCTCAGGGGGCTGGACCCCGGAAAAAAATACACCATCCGGACGGCCCCCCATTTCCTGAATATACTGCGCTTCGGAGAACTGATAAACGGATACCTCCCCTTCAAGGTGAAAGCATCAGGCTTGCGGGGACTGGCTCACAAAGTAATTTCCGATAATTACCTGTTTCCGGCGGAAACCAGGGAAGTTTCGGCATATGGTGATGAGCTGATGGAGGCAGGATTCCGGCTCTGGCCCCAATTCACCGGCACCGGCTACAATGACCGAGTCCGGATCATGGGTGATGTGAGCTCCCGCCTGTATATACTCCAGGCGGTTGATGAAGCTGCAGAGCCGGGTTGA
- a CDS encoding biotin--[acetyl-CoA-carboxylase] ligase encodes MFHSGISVLHFQELDSTNAYAVSRLGQLSHHSLIISDIQTAGRGRQQRHWDSSFQGNLYMTLVEKQVPRQLNPANFTQLMAVSVRSAGLEAGYDLRIKWPNDLMLKGGKVGGILSEARFRGQSFAGLVIGLGVNLKEAPVLQSDAPYAAVSFADSGDESGRAQPLERDEFAASVIRHYMERYENFLESGFRAIAREYRAGLSEYRRPVFIESDGFSREHRFEEVNDAGEIVVRSPEGQLRTIQAGDVR; translated from the coding sequence ATGTTTCACTCCGGTATCAGCGTTCTGCATTTTCAGGAACTTGATTCAACCAACGCATATGCCGTTTCCCGTCTTGGGCAGCTTTCCCACCACAGCCTGATTATCAGTGATATCCAGACCGCTGGCCGGGGAAGACAGCAGAGACATTGGGATTCCTCGTTTCAGGGGAATCTCTATATGACCCTGGTGGAAAAACAGGTTCCCCGGCAACTGAATCCCGCAAATTTCACCCAGCTGATGGCGGTATCCGTGCGTTCGGCGGGCCTGGAAGCGGGATATGATCTCCGGATTAAGTGGCCCAACGATCTCATGCTGAAAGGCGGGAAAGTTGGGGGAATTCTTAGTGAGGCACGGTTTCGGGGGCAGAGCTTTGCCGGTCTGGTGATCGGTCTGGGGGTGAATTTGAAGGAAGCTCCGGTTCTTCAGTCCGATGCTCCCTACGCCGCAGTAAGCTTTGCAGATTCCGGTGATGAATCCGGCAGGGCACAGCCGCTCGAACGGGATGAGTTCGCTGCTTCGGTGATTCGGCACTATATGGAACGCTATGAGAATTTTCTCGAATCAGGCTTCCGTGCCATCGCCCGGGAGTACCGGGCGGGTCTTTCCGAATACCGCCGGCCGGTTTTCATTGAGAGCGACGGATTCAGCAGGGAGCACAGGTTTGAGGAAGTGAATGATGCGGGAGAAATTGTGGTTCGAAGCCCCGAGGGACAGCTTCGGACTATTCAGGCAGGCGATGTGCGCTGA